The genomic interval CTCCACCGCTTACCGTAGCCCATGGGCTTTGCCCTCTTTCGAGTGGGGCTGGCCCGAAGGGCCTGAGGAGGTCAACAAAATTTTCTGACTCCATAGAAGAAAGGCCATAAGCAGGAAAGCATCGGCGCTGCAAGACGCGCAAGTGCCGACTTCTACCACCGGCCGTAGTCCATAGACACTGCTCCCCCTCGAAGGGGGAGCTGCCGCGAAGCGGCTGAGGGGGTGAATGATCGGTCGGGCTTCTTGATCAATGGGGCTTTACGGACAACAGTTACCACTATGCTGAAGACTGATAGATTGCAGGTTGTGGTGGGGATGAAACAGGGGGTGAAAATACTGTTGCGCCGTCGGTTCTGGCGTGTGGATGAAGGCGCGCGCCTGGTGCTGCGCCAGCTCTGGGAGCACCGGAGGCTGTTCGTGCTGACGGTCGCCCTGACCGGCCTGGGTGCGGCTTTCGAGGGAGTCGGACTGGGCCTGCTCGTGCCGTTTCTGGACAGCCTGACCAATCCGGACGCGAAGGGTTTTGCCACGGGCTGGACCTGGGTGGACCAGCACCTGCTGCGCGTCGATGCCCCGGTCATGACGCGCTTGTACTGGTTTTCCGGGCTGATCCTGACGGCCATCCTGCTACGGGCGGTTCTGGGCTACGCGTCCCAGCAGTTCAGCATTCGCCTGCAGGAGTCCATTCTGCACCGCCTGCGCTGTCAGATCATCGACCAGTTGCAGGCCGTTTCGCTCCGGTTCTATGCACACCGCCGCGCCGGTGACCTGCTCAACGTCCTGACGGCCGAAATCCAGCGGTTGCGTATGCTTTTTGGCACGTCCAGCGCCATTCTGATTAACGGTTTCCTGCTGGTGGTCTATGGCACGGCCATTTTTGCACTTTCCTGGCCGCTGGCGCTGGTGGCCGTCGGGTTGACCATCAGCCTGTTTGTGGTCGTGCGTGTACTGGTGGTGCGTCTGAAGCAGGAAGGTAGCGGCATTACGGTTACGAACAGCCGGATTGCCTCCCGGGCGCAGGAGTTGATCGCCGGCATTCGTACGGTGCTGACGCATGGTGCTGAAGCCTTCGAGTCGGCGCGGTTCAAGCAGGTCAGCCAAGAGGCGGCCGACGTGGTCGTGCGGCTCAGCCGGAAACAGTCGCTCATCGGACCGCTTTCCCAGGCGGTGGCTTCGGCGGCGCTGATCGGCCTGATCATTGTGGCCGTGCAGTTCTTCGTGCTGCCGGGGCGCATGAGCATCGCCGTGCTCATCACGTTCCTGTTTGCATTTTTCCGCATGTTGCCCATCGTGCAGAATATCAACGGCCTGCGGGCCATGTGGGCCAAGCAGCGCGGAGCCGTGGACGCGGTGGCCGCCATCCTCCGGCGCGATGACAAACCCTACCTGCCCGACGGTACCATCCCGTTCGAGGGCCTGCGCGAGGCCATCGAACTGCGCCACGTCAGCTTCGGCTATGAGCCCGGCCAGCGCGTGCTGCACGACATCAATCTGACGATCCGAAAAGGGCAGACCGTGGCCTTTGTGGGCGCCTCAGGGGCCGGCAAGAGCACGCTGGCCGACCTGATCGTGCGCCTCTACGACCCGGACGAGGGGCAGATCCTCTACGACGGCATCGACCTCCGACAGTACCGGCTCGACACGCTCCGCCGTCGGGTGGCCATGGTGAGCCAGGATACGTTCCTGTTTCACGACACGATCCGGGCCAACATTGCCTACGGGCTGGCGGATGTACCGGAGGAGCGCATCCGGTGGGCGGCCGCGCAGGCCAATGCGCTGGAGTTCATCGAGCAGCTTCCGGAAGGGTTCGACACGGTGGTGGGCGACCGGGGCGCACGGCTTTCGGGCGGACAGCGCCAGCGGATCGCTATCGCCCGGGCGCTCCTGCGTGATCCCGACATCCTGGTGCTCGACGAGGCCACCAGCGCGCTCGACAGCGTCTCGGAGCGGCTGGTGCAGGAGGCACTCGAACGCCTGATGGCCGGCCGTACGGTCATCGTCATCGCCCACCGCCTTTCGACCATCGAAAACGCCGACCTTGTGGTCGTCCTCGAAGCCGGCCGCATCGTGGAGCAGGGGACGTATGAGGAGTTGGTGAGTCGTCGAGGCGCGTTCTGGAAGTTTTATCAGCTACAGCAGGGTGAGGTGATGCAAGAGGCATGAGCACATTGCCGAATTTCCTGATTATCGGCGCGCAGAAATGTGGGACTTCTTATTTTGCAGCCAAACTGGCGCAACATCCTCAGGTCTATGTGTGCCCCGGAGAGGTTCATTTTTTTGACAGGGCAGAAAATTATGCCAGAGGAGTAGAGTGGTATGCTTCGTTGTTTGAGCAGGGAGCAGGCAAAAGAGCTATCGGAGAGAAAACGCCGGACTATCTCTGTCCTGTAGATGTAAGCCTGCGCTCAGTAATAAGTGAACGCATCCATGCATTGCTCCCTGATGCACGCCTGATTGTTCTGGTTCGTAACCCTGTAGATCGTGCTGAGTCCCACATAAACCACCTGATTCGTACCCATCGTATTTCGCCGTTTGTTTCACCAGACGAGGTGCTGTTTGGGCGGTATAGATACCTTGGAGAAAAATATGCTATCTTAGAAAAAGGATTTTATTTTAAGTACATAAGTGATTTTTTGAAATATTATAGAGAAGAAAGAATTTTGGTATTGATTTTTGAGAAATATGTACGAGATGATGTGCGTAGAGGGTTGCAAAAAGTTTGTTCATTTATTGGAGTAGATTCTGATTTTGAGTTCAAATATCTTGATCATATTGAGAATGCGTATATTCGATATGGACGAAGCAAATGGGGATTGGCATTGCAATATTATCTTCCAGAGTCAACATGGATCAAGCGAATAGCCATTGCTCTGGATCATCGGCTATTTAAGCCTGACCGTTTTACTCTTTCGATAGATTGTAAAAATCGTCTGTACGAATTGTATCACAGAGAAAATGAACGTTTATTTTCCTGGTTAGAAGAGAAAAATATATGGTATCCATAGTGTCTGAAGAATGATACGTGAACTAGGAAGAAAGGTCCTTTCTTTTTTTCGAAAGAAGCGACTTGTAGAGATTGTCCCGTTTGACTCCCTTTTCCCGAGGGTAGAAAAAATCTGGATTGTTCCGCCGCAGGAGGTGCCCACGCCGGAGGCGATTGATATGGAGTTTGTGCCGGGCGTGGCGCACTACCGCCAGCCGGTGTATCGGACGCCGGGCGTCTTTGCGGCGATTCTGCACGACGTGCTCTACTGTCCCGCCAACAATGTCATTCTGACCGAGCAGGGTCAGGTGCTGGCCGAAAGCATCAGTACGATTCCCCGGCCCGAGTATCTTGATCATTATGCGCTTTCGGCCCGGCGCATCGAGCGGATCAGGGGACCGGCGGCGGCGCTGCGCTCCGTCCATAATCAGTTTTATCATGCGCTGATCGACAACCCCCCGCGTCTGTGGGCGCTCGGGCATCCAGCCCTGGCCCATCTGGGTACCATTGAACTGCTGCTCCGCGATGGGCCCACCCCGCTCGAACAGTACATCCTGAAAGGACTCCGGCCGCCCAATGTGGTAGTACGCCGGTTGAAGCGGCGGCGCCTGTACCGCATCGACACCTTCGTGTTTGTGAGTTACATGAATCGCAGACATGCGGCCTATCTCGACGCGGCCTATCTGGAGACGTTTCGGCGGGCGTTCTGTCCGGATCGACCGCGGCGTCCCCGGCACCGCATTTATATTTCCCGGGCCGGACGGACCCGGGGGACCCGCCGGGTGTTGAACGAACCGGAAGTGGTGGCCGAGCTGGAACGATGGGGCTTTCGGGCGTATCTGCTCGAAGAGCTTTCTTATGAGGCGCAGGCCGAGCTATTCTACGACGCCGAGATGGTGGTGGGGGCGCATGGTGCCGGATTTGCTAACCTCATTTACGCCAGAGGCGCAAAGGTACTTGAGTGGTTTCCTTCACCTCATGTAGTGCCGTCGTACTATTTTCTCTGTAAAGCGACCGGGAATCTTTACTTCCGGCGGCATGCCGATGAGGTCTGGCGCGACCGCGATTTTGTCATCGACCTGGACGTGCTGCGTCAGGCCCTGGAGGAAATGATGTCTTCACAACGACACGGGGGGTAATGGAGCGAGCAATCTTTTTTGTGCGGCATAAAAGCGCCTCGATGTGGCTCAGCACGATTGCCGAGCGGGCCTGTGCCCTGATGGGGAAGCGGTATATCTACTTTTACAAGAGCACGCGCCTTGGACAGGATTTTGTCGCGTTCTATCGGCGCACCTCCTATGAAGTTCTAAGTTGCGCCAATGCTGAAATCCATGAGGTGCGGCAAATAGATGGCTTTCGGGGGGTGCATGTGGTGCGTGATCCCCGGGATGTAATTGTATCGGGCTACTTCTTCCATCGCAACAGCGAGCTTAGCTCTCTCAGGCAAGAGGCCTACGCACACCGGCAGCGATTGCGGCAGGTTCCCAAAGACGAAGGACTGGCGCTGGAGATTGCCTATAGCGAACGCTACCTGCGCCCCTTGATGAGCTGGGATTTCTCAATGCCGCATGTGCTGGAGTTGAAGTTCGAAGAAGTAACGGCGCGGCCTTACGAGTCGGTGCTGCAGATGTTTTCATTCCTGGGGCTGCTGGATGAAGAAGAATGGCCCTGGTGGCAGCAGCTCATCGATACGCCTCGGTTTGTGTGGAATCGACTGACGCGACGCTGGGGTGGCTTCGGGCGCTGGACCCGCCACCGGATTCCCGCCGAGAAGCTGCTGGGTATCGTGCATGCGCTGCAGTTTGCGCGGCTGGCCCGCCGCCCGAAAGGCCAGGAAGATCCGACAAGCCATTATCGAAAAGGCCAGCCGGGCGACTGGCGCAATCATTTTACCGAAGAACACGTGGCACTTTTCAAGGAGCGCTATCCGGGATTGCTGGTGCGGCTCGGGTATGAGTCGGATGAGAACTGGTCGCTCACGCCGCGAGTCGTTTCCGAAGCAGGATGACGCTATGCTGTACGTTTACTTCGGGCATCATAAGTGCGCTTCGACGTGGATCCATGAGATCATCGGCCAGGTGTGCCGGGAGGCCGGATTGCAGAAGCGGCTGCTGGTCGATCCGCTCACGCCGCACGCCCACGGTCCGCTGACCGATTACCGGCGGTGGGACATCCGGCGGGAAGAGCTGGGGGCGTACCTGACGCGTGAGCGGGTCGATTTCGCCTGTTGCATTACGGCCGACCGGGCACACGTGGAGGGACTGGGCGACGTGCCCTTTCGGGGCTTTCATGTGATCCGGGATCCGCGGGACATCATCGTATCGGCCTACTTTTCCCATCGCAACAGCCATCCGACCGAAGGATTGCCGCATCTGGCCGAGCACCGGCGGCGGTTGCAGGCGGTCTCCAAAGAGGAGGGGTTGCTTCTTGAGATGGACTTTTCGGCGCAGGAACTCCGGGATCTCGGCGAATGGCCCTACGGGCATCCGGACATACGCGAACTCAAGATGGAGGACCTGATCGCCCGTCCTTACGATGGCTTCCTGCAGATTTTCGAGTTTCTGGGACTCATGGACTGGGAGGGCGACTATCCGGCCCGCCGTCGCGTGGCCAATTTCGTCCGCCGGATGCTGAATCGTCTGAGCTTTCGCCACCCGTTGCTACGGCGACTGCGCCGTCCGATCCCGATCACCGGAGAAATGTTGCTGGGACGGGTATGGGATCATCGGTTTGAGAAGAAGGCGCGTCGTCGGAAGGGAGAGGAGGATCCTCGGAGTCATTATCGGAAGGGGCAGCCGGGCGACTGGCGCAATCACTTTACCGAAGAACACGTGGCCGCCTTTAAGGAGAAATTCCCGGGGCTTGTGGAAAAACTGGGCTATTCCTGGGATTCCTCTATCGTGCCTTCTTTAACCTGAGAGGTTATGGTCTATTTTTATTTTGGGCATCATAAATGCGCCACGCGTTGGATCCGAGACATTCTGTCCGAGATCTGCTGGCAAGCAGGGTTCCGGACTGAGCGGATGCGGGATCCACTGATGCCGATGGCACACGGACCATTGCTTACAATGGAAGGGCGGCGGCTTTCCTGTGCGGATCTCGGTACGTATCTCAGGAAAGCCGGAGTTGATTTCTGTATGGTACGAAATGCTTATCGAGCGCAGGTAGAAGCACTGAGTGGAATCCCCTTTCGGGGGTTTCATGTGGTTCGGGATCCACGAGATCTGATCGTGTCGGCCTACTTTTCCCATCGGTACAGTCATCCGACTGCGGGATACCCACATCTGGCTGAACATAGGCAACGATTGCAGGAAGTGTCCAAAGAAGAAGGGTTGTTGCTGGAGATGGACTTTTCGGCACAGGAACTCCGGGATCTCGGCGCGTGGCCTTACGGGCATCCGGACATTCTGGAGGTGAAGATGGAGGAGTTGACGGCGCGGCCCTATGAGGGGTTTGTGCGGATTTTTGAATTTCTGGGGTTGCTGGATGAGGGGGAGAGTTATTCGGCGCGTCGGCGGATCGGGTTGTTTGTGCGGGAGATGTTGAACCGGGCGAGTTTTCGGTATCGGTGGTTGCGCTGGTTGCGTCGGCCGATGTCGGTGCCGGGGGAGTTGTTGCTGGGACGGGTGTGGGATCATCGGTTTGAGAAGAAGGCGCGTCGTCGGAGAGGGGAGGAGGATCCTCGGAGTCATTATCGGAAGGGGCAGCCGGGCGACTGGCGCAATCACTTTACCGAAGAACACGTGGCAGCCTTCAAAGAGAAATTCCCGGGACTTGTAGAGAAGCTGGGCTATTCCTGGGAAGCCGAGCTACACACCGTTTAGCCGAGAAAAGCCATGCTTTACTGTTATTTTGGCCATCATAAGTGCGCTTCTACCTGGATTCGATCCATTCTGCGCGAGGTAACGTGGGCCGCAGGATTGACCCTGGAAGAAGTCTTCTGCCCTTATCTGCCAGAGAAGCGCACGGCGTTGATAACCGCTTCGCAACAGCGTTTACCATTTGAGGATTTGGCGACGTATCTGCAGCAACAAAACGCAGTCTTTGCCAGCTTTCCGATCGCGGTTTCTGAACTGGTTGAAAATCTGCAGACCATCCCATTTCGGGGGTTTCATGTGGTTCGGGATCCACGAGATCTGATCGTCTCGGCCTACTTTTCCCATCGGTACAGTCATCCGATTGAACCATTGCCTGAACTGGAGCCCCACCGAAAGCGGCTGGCTGCTGTTTCGAAAGAAGAGGGCCTGTTTCTGGAGATGGAGTTCTCTGCGCCGGTGTTGCAGGATATGGGCGCGTGGCCTTATGGTCATCCGGACATTCTGGAGGTGAAGATGGAGGAGTTGACGGCGCGGCCCTATGAGGGGTTTGTGCGGATTTTTGAATTTCTGGGGTTGCTGGATGAGGGGGAGAGTTATTCGGCGCGTCGGCGGATCGGGTTGTTTGTGCGGGAGATGTTGAACCGGGCGAGTTTTCGGTATCGGTGGTTGCGCTGGTTGCGTCGGCCGATGTCGGTGCCGGGGGAGTTGTTGCTGGGACGGGTGTGGGATCATCGGTTTGAGAAGAAGGCGCGTCGTCGGAGAGGGGAGGAGGATCCTCGGAGTCATTATCGGAAGGGGCAGCCGGGCGACTGGCGCAATCATTTTACCGAAGAACACGTGGCCGCCTTCAAGGAGAAATTTGGTGATCTGGTCGTGCGACTGGGATATGAGCCGGACAACGACTGGGGCCTGATCCCGCGTGAACCGGTCGCACAGACGCCGACGGCGCCTCGCTGATCGCTGAAGCCATGCGCATTCTCTTTGTCGCGCAACGGTATCATCCGTTCGTCGGGGGGGTGGAGACGCAGACGCGGCTGGTGGTGCACGAACTGGCCCGGCGGGGACACGAAGTCCAGGTGGTAGCGACCACGCTCCGCGAGCCGCACCTGCCGGCCCGTCTGCGCGTGCTGGGTGACAGCCTGCTGCTACCCGACGGCCGCTCCTACGACGACGAAGGGGTGCCCGTGCATGTGCTGACGCCCGGCCTCGGGGATCGGCTGCGCATGTTGCCGATCGCGCTGCGGACCGTGCCCCTCCTTGCGCGGCGCTATCATGCGCTGCGACGCTTCGGCTATCCGTTTTTCCGACGGGTTTTCGCGCCGAAGCTGCAACCGTTCGTCGCGTGGGCCGACGTGGTGCACTCTGTGGCGGGCAACTACCTGGGCTGGATGGCGCAGGAGGTGGCCCGAGCGCTGGGCCGTCCGTTCGTGGTGACGCCCTACGTGCATCCGGGCCAGTACGGCGACGGACCCGACGACGCCCGGCACTGGCAGACGGCCGACGCCGTGCTGGCGTTGCTGGAAACCGACCGAAAGGTGCTTGTCGAGCGACTGGGCGTACCGCCCGAAAAGGTACATCTGTACGGCGTGGTGCCGCTTCTTCCCGATCGGGCCGATGGGGCCGGCTTCCGGGCACGGCATGGTCTGGGCGAGGCGCCGGTCGTGCTGTTCGTAGGTCGCATGAATGATTACAAGGGCGCACCGGCCCTGGTGCAGGCGGCCCCGCTGGTGTGGACGAAACGATCGGATGTGCATTTTGTCTTCATCGGTCCGGCTTCGGAAGACGAACGGCACATCTTTGAAGGCGCCGACGCCCGCGTGCATTATCTGGGGCGCGTGGACGATCAGGAAAAGGCCGATGCCTACGCGGCTTGTGATGTGTTCTGTATGCCCTCGCGGCATGAGATCCTGCCGGCCGTGTATCTGGAAGCCTGGAGCTACGGCAAGCCGGTCGTCGGCGGACCGGCCCCGGGGTTGCGGGAATTGATCGAAGGGAACGAAGCCGGCCTTGTCGTGGCGCAGACGCCCGAAGCGATCGCCGAAGGACTGCTGCAGCTGCTGGAGCATCCGGAGCAGGCACGTCGGTTCGGCGAAAACGGCCGGCGCCTGGTCCGCCAGCGCTACACCCGCGAAGCGCTGGTCGATACCCTGGAGCGGGTTTACGGTGCACTTCTGGCTCGTGCAACGTCCGCCGCTTCCTGATAACCTTCGGCCAGCTTCCGGGTAAAGTCCGGGGCGTAGGCATCGGCCAGGTGGACCAGGTCGGGAAAGGCTTCGTCGGGGTAGTCGGCCGGTACGTTGAGGACGAGCACGTCATGCTGCCGGGCCCACCTGTGGAAGGATTGCATTTTCTCCGGCGTGGGGCGGTCGGTCAGCCGATGCCAGGAAGTCAGCGGCACGTTGAAGACCACCTCGCGGCCGCCATGGCGCTGCATCAGGCGCACCAGGTCGGCAAAGACGGTGCGGTCCCAGTCCGGGATGAGGCTGTCGGGACGCAGGGCGTCGGTCGCGCGCATCTGCTCGAGGATCTGATACGGGATCGTTGTGCTCTTGATATTCAGGCGGACACTGTGGTCGCTCCTCCAGGGCATGGGCAGGCCATTGTGCTCGTCTCCTGACGTGCAAAGAATGATATGGGATCGCTGATCTACTGGTGCATGAGGGGCCACACCCCGTGTGGCGGACGTGATCCGGCGGGTATGATCGGGCGGACCCAGGGGGCCGCCCCTACGGGATAGGAAAGACGTCAAGGATCTGTAGGGGCGCGCCGCCGTGTGCGCCCGTGCTTTCTCACATGCACTCTGATTGCCCGGAAATCGTAATCGTATAAGCCACGAAGGCGCCAGCCGAAGTGGCGTCACCCGAGTCGACACTCCGCTTCGTGCCTGACTACGAGCAGGTGCCGGTATGCGCGCAAAGGCGCATATCGCATGCGCCAGAACGACCTATGCGCTGCCGAAAAATCGCGTGCGCCAGGTGAACGCCGATCCTGTAAACTATAGCTGCGAATCCTGAAAATCATCGACGGGCAGTTTCATGGCAATTCGGCGGGTTCTGATAACCGGGGGTGCCGGCTTTATCGGACGATGGGTGGTGGCACGGTGTCTGGAGCAGGGGTATCAGGTGGCCGTTTACGACAACCTGACGGCCGGCTCCGTGGATCATCTGCTGGCTTTCTCCGATCGGATCGACTTCTACGAGGCCGACATCCTGGACACGGCTACGCTACAGGCGGTCATGGACGAGACGCGGCCGGAGATCGTCTTTCATCTGGCCGCCCTCCATTTCATTCCGTACTGCAATGCGCATCCGCAGGAGACGCTGCGGGTGAACGTCGAGGGCACCTACAACGTGCTGGACGCGGCAGCCCGGGGCGGTGTGCGTACGGTCGTCGTCGCCTCCAGCGGGGCCATCTATCCGAGCGTGGAGGGACTGATTCCCGAAACGCTCGCGCCGGCGCCGGTCGACGTGTACGGTCTCAGCAAATGGCTCACCGAGCAGGTGGCCGAGCAGTTTGCGCGCACGACGGAGATGGCCTGCGTGGCGGTCCGGCTCTTTAACACCTACGGCCCCTATGAAACGAACCCGCATCTGATCCCTCACATCATCGCGTCGCTCCAGCAGGGACCGGTGGTCGAGCTGGGCAACATCCACACGAAACGCGACTACATCTACGTCGAGGACGTGGCGCGACTGCTGGTAGCGCTGGGTGAGCGTGTGACCGAGGGCTATGAGGTGGTCAATGTGGGAACGGGTCAGGAGTACTCGGCGCAGGAGATTATCGAGACGCTGAGCGAACTGATGGGGCAGCCCATCGAAATCCGGATCGATCCGGCGCGGGTGCGTCCGGTGGACAAGCTGCACCAGCGGGCCGACACGACCCGCCTGCAGCAATTGACCGGGATGCTGCCCGAGGTGACGCTGCGCGAAGGCCTGGCGCGTCTGCTGCAGCACGAAGGTTTGCCCGTGCGGCCGTGAACATCCGGAGCGCAGGTATAAACGGGGAATGCGTGTGCAGATGACGTTTTACCCCCTCAGCCGCTTCGCGACAGCTCCCCCTGAAAGGGGGAGCGGGTCTGGTAGTTGGCGGCTGGAGTCGGATACGGGCGCATGCGTCCGGTTTAACGCCGGCGTTTCTCCTGCTGCCCACCCCCTCCCTGAAGGGGTGCGGGACGGGGGGAGGGTTAAGTGGGAATGGTCAAAGCGTAAAAATCATCCTCTCAGTCGCTTCGCGGCAGCTCCCCCTGCAAGGGGGAGCAGGATCTGTGGGCTACGGCTGGCGGTAGCACGGGTGCCTGGGCGCATTTCAGTATCACTGTCTTCCCTCATGTGCTTCCCCCTCCCTGCCAGGGAGGGGGCCAGGGGGAGAGTGCGCCTGCTGGTTGCGGGCACCGACGTTCGGGGCGCTGGCGTTGGCGGTTGGCGCCGCTTGTGGTGGGCTGAAAGCACGGGTGCATGGGATGTGGCTCCCTCATGCACCAGTAAATCAGCGATCACATATAAGGGGCAGAAGCGCTGCTAAATAGTACGATTGTTGTGAAGAACGAAAGCGTCAACGGCGCTGCAGATAAAAACGTGAACGGGGAATCCATGTGGCAGCCGGCGGAAAAACAGGCGACGCTGATCTGTATGACGCCGGTGCGTAACGAGGCGTGGATCCTGGAACGCTTCCTGCAGTGCGCCTCCACCTGGGCCGATTA from Rhodothermus marinus carries:
- the hepA gene encoding heterocyst formation ABC transporter subunit HepA, yielding MLKTDRLQVVVGMKQGVKILLRRRFWRVDEGARLVLRQLWEHRRLFVLTVALTGLGAAFEGVGLGLLVPFLDSLTNPDAKGFATGWTWVDQHLLRVDAPVMTRLYWFSGLILTAILLRAVLGYASQQFSIRLQESILHRLRCQIIDQLQAVSLRFYAHRRAGDLLNVLTAEIQRLRMLFGTSSAILINGFLLVVYGTAIFALSWPLALVAVGLTISLFVVVRVLVVRLKQEGSGITVTNSRIASRAQELIAGIRTVLTHGAEAFESARFKQVSQEAADVVVRLSRKQSLIGPLSQAVASAALIGLIIVAVQFFVLPGRMSIAVLITFLFAFFRMLPIVQNINGLRAMWAKQRGAVDAVAAILRRDDKPYLPDGTIPFEGLREAIELRHVSFGYEPGQRVLHDINLTIRKGQTVAFVGASGAGKSTLADLIVRLYDPDEGQILYDGIDLRQYRLDTLRRRVAMVSQDTFLFHDTIRANIAYGLADVPEERIRWAAAQANALEFIEQLPEGFDTVVGDRGARLSGGQRQRIAIARALLRDPDILVLDEATSALDSVSERLVQEALERLMAGRTVIVIAHRLSTIENADLVVVLEAGRIVEQGTYEELVSRRGAFWKFYQLQQGEVMQEA
- a CDS encoding sulfotransferase family protein; protein product: MSTLPNFLIIGAQKCGTSYFAAKLAQHPQVYVCPGEVHFFDRAENYARGVEWYASLFEQGAGKRAIGEKTPDYLCPVDVSLRSVISERIHALLPDARLIVLVRNPVDRAESHINHLIRTHRISPFVSPDEVLFGRYRYLGEKYAILEKGFYFKYISDFLKYYREERILVLIFEKYVRDDVRRGLQKVCSFIGVDSDFEFKYLDHIENAYIRYGRSKWGLALQYYLPESTWIKRIAIALDHRLFKPDRFTLSIDCKNRLYELYHRENERLFSWLEEKNIWYP
- a CDS encoding glycosyltransferase family 61 protein, with translation MEFVPGVAHYRQPVYRTPGVFAAILHDVLYCPANNVILTEQGQVLAESISTIPRPEYLDHYALSARRIERIRGPAAALRSVHNQFYHALIDNPPRLWALGHPALAHLGTIELLLRDGPTPLEQYILKGLRPPNVVVRRLKRRRLYRIDTFVFVSYMNRRHAAYLDAAYLETFRRAFCPDRPRRPRHRIYISRAGRTRGTRRVLNEPEVVAELERWGFRAYLLEELSYEAQAELFYDAEMVVGAHGAGFANLIYARGAKVLEWFPSPHVVPSYYFLCKATGNLYFRRHADEVWRDRDFVIDLDVLRQALEEMMSSQRHGG
- a CDS encoding sulfotransferase domain-containing protein, which codes for MERAIFFVRHKSASMWLSTIAERACALMGKRYIYFYKSTRLGQDFVAFYRRTSYEVLSCANAEIHEVRQIDGFRGVHVVRDPRDVIVSGYFFHRNSELSSLRQEAYAHRQRLRQVPKDEGLALEIAYSERYLRPLMSWDFSMPHVLELKFEEVTARPYESVLQMFSFLGLLDEEEWPWWQQLIDTPRFVWNRLTRRWGGFGRWTRHRIPAEKLLGIVHALQFARLARRPKGQEDPTSHYRKGQPGDWRNHFTEEHVALFKERYPGLLVRLGYESDENWSLTPRVVSEAG
- a CDS encoding sulfotransferase domain-containing protein, which gives rise to MLYVYFGHHKCASTWIHEIIGQVCREAGLQKRLLVDPLTPHAHGPLTDYRRWDIRREELGAYLTRERVDFACCITADRAHVEGLGDVPFRGFHVIRDPRDIIVSAYFSHRNSHPTEGLPHLAEHRRRLQAVSKEEGLLLEMDFSAQELRDLGEWPYGHPDIRELKMEDLIARPYDGFLQIFEFLGLMDWEGDYPARRRVANFVRRMLNRLSFRHPLLRRLRRPIPITGEMLLGRVWDHRFEKKARRRKGEEDPRSHYRKGQPGDWRNHFTEEHVAAFKEKFPGLVEKLGYSWDSSIVPSLT
- a CDS encoding sulfotransferase domain-containing protein, coding for MQEVSKEEGLLLEMDFSAQELRDLGAWPYGHPDILEVKMEELTARPYEGFVRIFEFLGLLDEGESYSARRRIGLFVREMLNRASFRYRWLRWLRRPMSVPGELLLGRVWDHRFEKKARRRRGEEDPRSHYRKGQPGDWRNHFTEEHVAAFKEKFPGLVEKLGYSWEAELHTV
- a CDS encoding sulfotransferase domain-containing protein codes for the protein MTLEEVFCPYLPEKRTALITASQQRLPFEDLATYLQQQNAVFASFPIAVSELVENLQTIPFRGFHVVRDPRDLIVSAYFSHRYSHPIEPLPELEPHRKRLAAVSKEEGLFLEMEFSAPVLQDMGAWPYGHPDILEVKMEELTARPYEGFVRIFEFLGLLDEGESYSARRRIGLFVREMLNRASFRYRWLRWLRRPMSVPGELLLGRVWDHRFEKKARRRRGEEDPRSHYRKGQPGDWRNHFTEEHVAAFKEKFGDLVVRLGYEPDNDWGLIPREPVAQTPTAPR
- a CDS encoding glycosyltransferase family 4 protein, translating into MRILFVAQRYHPFVGGVETQTRLVVHELARRGHEVQVVATTLREPHLPARLRVLGDSLLLPDGRSYDDEGVPVHVLTPGLGDRLRMLPIALRTVPLLARRYHALRRFGYPFFRRVFAPKLQPFVAWADVVHSVAGNYLGWMAQEVARALGRPFVVTPYVHPGQYGDGPDDARHWQTADAVLALLETDRKVLVERLGVPPEKVHLYGVVPLLPDRADGAGFRARHGLGEAPVVLFVGRMNDYKGAPALVQAAPLVWTKRSDVHFVFIGPASEDERHIFEGADARVHYLGRVDDQEKADAYAACDVFCMPSRHEILPAVYLEAWSYGKPVVGGPAPGLRELIEGNEAGLVVAQTPEAIAEGLLQLLEHPEQARRFGENGRRLVRQRYTREALVDTLERVYGALLARATSAAS
- a CDS encoding NAD-dependent epimerase/dehydratase family protein; translated protein: MAIRRVLITGGAGFIGRWVVARCLEQGYQVAVYDNLTAGSVDHLLAFSDRIDFYEADILDTATLQAVMDETRPEIVFHLAALHFIPYCNAHPQETLRVNVEGTYNVLDAAARGGVRTVVVASSGAIYPSVEGLIPETLAPAPVDVYGLSKWLTEQVAEQFARTTEMACVAVRLFNTYGPYETNPHLIPHIIASLQQGPVVELGNIHTKRDYIYVEDVARLLVALGERVTEGYEVVNVGTGQEYSAQEIIETLSELMGQPIEIRIDPARVRPVDKLHQRADTTRLQQLTGMLPEVTLREGLARLLQHEGLPVRP